Genomic segment of Xanthomonas sp. DAR 35659:
ACCCCAACCTGCCGCGCGACGTCACCACCATCACCCTGTCCTACACCTTCTACAAGAACGATGCGCTGAGCGCGGAACTGGGGTCGCCACGACTGGCCGGTTCCGCGCGCGCGGCTCCCTGACCCGACCGGAATGCCTGCCATGGCCCAGCCCAGCACCGACGCCACCGCCAACGCCTATTACGTGCCCAGCCAGAGCCGCTGGCCGTTCATCGGCTCGATCGCGATGTTCGTGACCATGATCGGCGTGGCCAGTTGGCTCAACGACGCGTCCTGGGGCAAGTGGACCTTCTTCACCGGCATCGCGATGCTGGTGGCGACCTTGTTCATGTGGTTCGGCGACGTGATCCGCGAGTCGATCGCCGGCCACTACAACCGCCAGGTCGACGTGTCCTTCCGCATGGGCATGGTCTGGTTCATCTTCTCCGAAGTGATGTTCTTCGGCGCCTTCTTCGGCGCGCTGTTCTACACCCGCACCTTCATCCTGCCGTGGCTGGGCGGCGAGGGCGACGGGGTGATGACCAACGCGCTGCTGTGGGACGGCTATTCGGCGGCATGGCCGACCAACGGACCGGGCGCGGTCGGCGGCCATTTCCAGACGATCCCGGCGTGGGGCCTGCCGCTGATCAATACGCTGATCCTGCTCAGCTCCGGCGTGACCCTGACCATCGCCCACCATGCGCTGAAGGCCGGTCATCGCGGGCGCCTGCTGGTGTTCCAGGGGCTGACCGTGCTGCTGGGCTGCGTGTTCCTGTGCTTCCAGGCCGAGGAATACATCCACGCCTACAAGGAACTCAACCTCACCCTGGGCTCGGGCATCTACGGCTCCACCTTCTTCATGCTCACCGGCTTCCACGGCGCGCACGTGCTGCTGGGCACGATCATGCTGCTGGTGATGTGGCTGCGCTCGGCGCGCGGGCATTTCAGCCGCGACAACCATTTCGCCTTCGAAGCGGCGGCCTGGTACTGGCACTTCGTCGACGTGGTGTGGCTGGCGCTGTTCCTGTTCGTCTATGTGCTTTGAGCGCTGGGAATGGGGAATCGGAAATTGGAGAAGCAGGAGCTGCTCTTGCGATTCCCGATTCCCCATTCCCGGCTGGGTCGCGTCAGCGGCCCAGTCCATGAGGCTTGATCACCCCGGTGTAGATGCCCAGGATCACCAGCAGGATCAGGGCCACCGATAGGCCGATGCGCCAGGTCAACGCGTTCACCGTGCGCTTGCTCTGGCCGCGGTCCACCAACAGGTAGTACAGGCCGGCGCCGAGGTTCCACAGAATGACCAGCAGGAACGCGACGATCAGCAGGGTTTTCAGCGAGTCGTTCATGGGCGTCTCGGTGCACGGTATCGCCGCATTATGACCCTCGCCGCGTCTTCGCGCGTCGCCGCGCGCGCGCGCATGCCGCTGTGGCTGGGCTGGAGCATCGCGCTGGCGGTGGCGCTGGGCTTCTGCGCGCTGGGCCGCTGGCAATTGCTGCGCATGCACGAGAAACAGGCGCTGCTCGCGCAGGCCGCGCACGTGCGCGATCATCCGCAGGCGCTGGCCGACGCGTTGCGGATGCGGTCGCCGACGCGACTGGCCTGGGTGCACGGCAGCGGCCGCTTCCTGCCGGGGCAGATCCTGCTCGACAACCAGCTGCGCGAGGGCCGTAGCGGGGTCAAGGTCTACCAGCCGTTCCTAGCCGACGGTGCGTCCGCGCCGCTGCTGGTGGAGCTGGGTTGGCTGCCGCTGCCGCCGGATCGCGCGCTGCCGCAGCCGGCGCCGCTGCAGGGGCGGCACGCGCTGGCCGGCCTGCTCGGCCCGGCGCCGTCGCACGGACTCGCGCTGGGCCCGGCGCTGGTCGCCGCGCCGGCGCCGCAGCGGTGGCTGGCGATGCGCATCGAACCCAAGGCGATCGGCGAGGCGCTCGGGCGCCGCGACATTTTGTCGCAGGTGCTGCGCCTGGATCCGGCGCTGCCGCTGGGCTTTCCGCGCGACCTGGACATGCTGCCGAACACGCTGCCGCCCGAGCGCCACTTGGGTTACGCGGTGCAATGGTTCGGCCTGGCGCTGGCCGTGCTGATCACCGCGGCGCTGCTGAGTTGGCGCGCGCGCAAGGGACAGGGCGGGCGCTGAGCGCGCGCGCATGAGAAAATCCCCGGCATGAATGCCTCTCCCTCGACCCCGCGGCAGGCGGCCTCGCGCGGCCGCTGGACGTTGATCGCGCTGTTCGCCCTGTTCTTCGGCTCCATGCTGGTCGCCGGCGCGCTGCGCTTTTCCGGCTGGCAGCCGCCGACCAGCCGCAACCATGGCGAACTGCTGAAGCCGCCGGCCGACCTGCGCGCGCTGCAACCGCGTCTCGACGACGGCAGCGTCTACGCCTGGCAGCCGCAGCAGCGGCTGTGGCGCATCGCGCTGGCGCCGCCAGGCGACTGCGGCAGCGCCTGCGAGGCGCTGGCGCGCGACCTGGACAAGGTCTGGCAACTGTTCGGGCACGACGCCGACCACGTGCAGATCCTGTGGATCGGCACGCCGCCGCCGGCGGTGCGCGCGCTGCCGGAGGTGCGCGTGCTGCGCGCCGATCCGGCGCTGCTGGCCGCGCTGCCCCGCGTGCGCGATGCGGCCGGGGTGCCGGTCTACGTGATCGACCCGAACGGCTTCGTGGTGCTGCGCTATGCGCCGGGGTTCGACCCGGTCGGGTTGCGCGCGGATGTGGCGAAGCTGCTGAAACTCCTGTGAGCCGTCCGACTATGACCCTGTTCGCGCCACCGGCGCTGTTTCGGCACTTCCACCGCATGGCCTGGCTGGCGGCGCTGTTCACCGCCAGCACGATCATGTTCGGTTCGTTCGTGCGCCTGTCCGACGCGGGCATGAGCTGCCCGGACTGGCCGACCTGCTATGGCCGGGTGACCTGGCCGCAGAGCAGCGACGAGGCCAATGCGCACGCGGCCAGCAAGATCCGCCCGCTGGAAACGCACAAGGCCTGGCGCGAGCAGATCCACCGCTTCCTGGCCGGCGCGCTGGGCGTGGAGGTGCTGGTGCTGTCGCTGCTGGCCGTGCGCCGGCGCCGGCTCGGCATCGCCCAGGTGGTCGGCGCCGCGCTGCTGGTGGCGCTGTCGATTCCGCTGTACATGTCCGGCTGGCCGCGCGCGGCGATGGCCCTGGCCGTCGCCGGCGAGGCGATCCTGCTGCTGGCCGCGCTGCGCTGGTCCAACATCGACCTGGCGCGCGCGGCCGTGCTGACCCTGGCGGTGGTGATCTTCCAGGCCTTGCTGGGCATGTGGACGGTGACCCTGCTGCTCAAGCCGATCGTGGTGATGGGGCATCTGCTGGGCGGCCTGCTGATGTTCTCGTTGCTGGTGTGGATGGCCTGGCGCGCCACCCATCTGCCGATCACGCTGGCCGATGCGGCGCGCCTGAAGTGGCTGCTGCGCCTCGGCGTGGCGGTGCTGGCGCTGCAGATCGCGCTCGGCGGCTGGGTCAGCGCCAACTACGCGGCGCTGGCCTGCGGCGGCGGCAGTTGGTCGGCCGGCAATTTCCCGCGCTGCGTCGGCCAATGGTGGCCGCCGCACGATTTCCGCGAAGGCTTCACCCTGTGGCGCGGGATCGGCGTGGACTACGAAGGCGGCGTGCTCGACGGCGCGGCGCGCATCGCGATCCAGATGGCGCACCGGCTGATGGCCATGGTGGTGGCCGCGTACCTGCTGTGGATGAGCTGGCGCCTGAGCCGGTCGCCGGGCATGCGCGGCTGGGCGGCGGCGCTGGCGCTGCTGCTGGTGGCGCAGGTGTGCCTGGGCGTGCTCAACGTCAAGCTGGCGCTGCCGTTGCCGGTGGCGGTACTGCACAACGCGGGCGCGGTGGCGCTGCTGTTCGTGCTGGTGTCGTTGCTGGCGCGCTTGCGGGCGCCGCAATGAGCGTCAGGGGCGTGCACTGGCGCGACTACTGGGACCTGACCAAGCCCAAGGTGGTGGCGCTGATCGTGTTCACCGCGCTGGTCGGCATGTGCCTGGCGATTCCCGGCGTGCCGAGCTGGCTGCAGGTGCGCACCGGGCTGATCGGCTTCTTCGGCATCTGGCTGGCGGCCTCGGCCGCGGCGGCGATCAACCAGTTGCTGGACGCGCGCATCGATGCGCAGATGGCGCGCACCTCGTGGCGGCCGCTGGTGGTGGGCAAGGTACTGCCGTGGCAGGTGCTGCTGTTCGCCGCGGCGCTGACCGCGTTGTCGATGGCGATCCTGGTGATCTGGGTCAACGCCATCACCGCGGTGCTGACCTTCGCCTCGCTGATCGGCTACGCGGTGATCTACACCGTGTTCCTCAAGCGCACCACGCCGCAGAACATCGTCATCGGCGGCCTGGCCGGCGCGGCGCCGCCGCTGCTGGGCTGGGCGGCGATCACCGGCATGCAGGGCGAGTGGGACTGGGCCTACGCCTCGTTGCTGGTGCTGATCATCTTCGTGTGGACGCCGCCGCATTTCTGGGCGCTGGCGATCTTCCGCCGCGCCGACTACGCCAAGGCGTCGATCCCGATGCTGCCGGTCACCCACGGCGTGGCGCACACCCGCCGGCAGATCCTGGTGTACACCTTGCTGCTGGTGGTGGTGACGCTGTTGCCGGTGGCGGTGGGCATGAGCGGCGTGTTCTATCTGGGCGGCACGCTGGTGCTGGACGCGGTGTTCGTCTGGTTCGCCTGGCGCATGCTCGACCCGCCGGACGAGGCGTTCTCGATGCGCATGTTCGGCTATTCGATCGTGTACCTGATGGCGCTGTTCGCGTTCCTGCTGATCGATCACTGGGTCGCCTGAACGCCGTATTCATTCCCGGCTAAAGAACCGACGGCATTCGCCGCTACCGACGGATTGACCATCGGCGATGCCGCGGAGACGTGTATGTGGGGCAGCAACAAGCGTGAAGCGGCGGCGCGACAGCAGATGGCCGAACGCCTGCGCGAGGTCGAGGCCGAGCGCGACCGCGCGCGTGCGCAGGCCGACACTGCGCGCACCGATCTGGAGTACCTGCGCGGCCGTTTCGAGCTGGTGACCGCCGGCACCACCGACGGCCTGTGGGACATGAGCGTGATCGCCGGCGATCCGATCAATCCGGCCAACGAGTTCTGGTGGTCCTCGCAGTTCCGCGCGTTGCTGGGTTTCTCCTCCGAAGTCGATTTCCCCAACGTGCTCGACAGTTGGGCCTCGCGCCTGCACCCGGACGACAAGCAGGCCACGCTGGACGCGTTCGCCGCGCACCTGGCCGACCGCAGCGGCCAGACCCCGTACGACGTGGAGTACCGGCTGCAGTTGAAGAACGGCGAATACCGCTGGTTTCGCGCGCTCGGCACCACCCAGCGCGACGCCAGCGGCGCGCCGCTGCGGGTGGCCGGCGCGCTGACCGACATCAGCGAGCGGCGCGAGCGCGAGGCGTTCCTGGACGTGGTCCTGACCCGCTTCGAACTGGGTGCGGACATGCTCAACGACGGCCTGTGGGACATGAGCGTGATCGCCGGCGATCCGATCAATCCGGCCAATGAGTTCTGGTGGTCGCCGCAGTTCCGGACGTTGCTGGGCTTCTCCTCCGAGGCCGAGTTCCCCAACGTGCTCGACAGTTGGGCCTCGCGCCTGCACCCGGAGGACAAGCAGGGCGCGCTCAACGCCTTCGCCTCGCACCTCAACGACCGCAGCGGCCGCACGACGTTCGACATCGAGTACCGGCTGCAGCAGAAGAGCGGCGAGTACCGCTGGTTCCGCGCGCGCGGCCTGACCAAGCGCGCCGCCGACGGCACTCCGCTGCGCGCGGTCGGCGCGTTGCTGGATATCCACGCCGCGCGCCAGCTGGGCGTGGCCGCGCGCACCCTGCAGGTCGCCGCCACGGAGATGGTCGACGACAACAGCGATCTGGCCCGGCGCACCGAGCAGCAGGCGGCGGCGCTGGAAGAGGCGGCCAGCTCGATGGAAGAGATCACCGGCACCGTGCAGCGCAACGTCGAGCACGTCGGCCACGCCAACCGGTTGGTGGACGGCGCCAGCGACGTCGCCCAGCGTGGCGGCGAGGTGGTGCGCGACGTGGTCGAGACCATGGCCGGGATCGAGGTGGCCTCGCGCAAGATCGCCGACATCATCAGCGTGATCGACGGCATCGCGTTCCAGACCAACATCCTCGCGCTCAACGCGGCGGTGGAAGCGGCGCGCGCCGGCGAACAGGGCCGTGGCTTCGCCGTGGTCGCCACCGAAGTGCGCAGCCTGGCGCAGCGTTGCGCCGATGCGGCCAAGGAAGTGCGCGCCCTGATCGCCAGCTCCAACGACGAGGTCGGGCGCGGTTCGGCGCTGGTCGCGCGCGCCGGCGCCACCATGGAGGAACTGCTCGGCGCGGTGCGCGAGGTGCAGCGGATCATGACCGACATCGCCGGCGCCAGCCGCGAACAGAGCGCGGGCATCGGCCAGGTCAACCAGATCGTGGTGCAGATGGACGCGGCCACGCAGCAGAACGCGGCGCTGGTCGAGAAGATGGCCGAGGCCGCGCGCGAACTCGAGGGGCAGGCGCAGGGCTTGAATGCGCATACCGGCAGCGGTCGCCGCCCCGGCAGCCATGGCGCCGCTCAGTCGGTCGCGCCGGCGCGCGTGGCGGCCTGACCGAGTGTGTCCGACGCCATGGCGCGTCTTGCGTCGTGGCGCTGGCGCAGCGCTGTGCGGAACAGCCGAGCCGCGGCGCGTTGTGGGTCCGATGCCGGGATCGTGACGGACGCAGCGGGCGTCGTCTGCTGGAGGACGCTGGCGCGGCGGGTTTTGCGCGCCCGCGCGCTCACCCCAGCCAGTGCTGGCAGCTATCGCGATCCTGGCTGCCGCAGCTTTGCTGCATCTTGTGCTGCAGGCGCGCGAGCACCGCGCTGCCGCCATGGTCCTTGCTCCAGCCCTGCAGGGTCTTGGCCAGGGTGTCGAAGCGCTGCCTGGTGCGCTGGTGGTAGCCGCCGGGCTGCGCGGCCAGCTCGCCGATGACCTGGCCGGCGGCGGCCTCGATCGCGGGCGCATTGTCCGGCTGCAGCCGGATCAGCCCATCGACGTAGAGCACGCCCCACTGCACCCGGGTGGCGGGGCCTTCGGCGCTCTCGTAGGCCTTCTTCAGCCAGAACAGCGCGGTCGGCGTGTCGCCGCGCGCCTCGGCCAGGTCAGCCAGGTCCGGCATGTAGTAGTACGGCGTCTTGCTGCGGCGCAGTTCGGCCAGCAGCAACTGCTCGGCGCCAGCGCTGTCGCCGGCCTTGTCGAGCAGGCCGGCGGCATTGCTGATGGTGGACTGGCGTTCGTAGTCGGTCTTGGCGGCCTGCTCGGCCCACTGCACGCGTTGCCGCACCTTGGACATCACCGCCGGCGGCAGTGGCGGATGCGGCGCGTGGCCGGCGGCGTCCGGCTGGCCCTGCGCCAGGCGCGCGAGCTGGATGTCGGCGTAGGCGGTATCCAGCCGATCGCTGATCGGCAGGCTGGTGTCCGCGTAGACCTGGTCCAGTGCAGACAGCAGCGCGCTCGACAGCGTGGCCCGCTCGGTGGCGTCGGCGGCCGCGGCCTCGACCAACTGGCGCGCCGAATAGGTCAGGGTGCTGCGGTTGGCACGCACTTCGGCCGGATCGGCCAGCACCGATCGCAGCAGGTTGCGATCGGCGGCGCGATGCTTGGCGTCCGTCGCGCCGTCCTTGTCCGGTGTCCGCGCGGCCAACGCCAGCAGCGCGAAGCGGCGCTGCAGCGCCGGCTGCGGCGCGGCGGCGGCCAACTGCGCGAGCACGCCGGCGGCCTGTTCCGGCTTGACCAGTCGGCTCGCATCCACCGCCCAGCCGTACTCGCCGAGCAGGGTCCAATCGTCGGCGCTCAGCGTGGCCGGCGTCTGTAGCGCCTTCTGCAGCAACTGCGCTGAGGTGGTGGTGCGGGTCGCGGCCACGCGCAAGGCCTCGGCCAGGCGTCCGCTGTCGCTGTCGCCGGCCAGGCGGGTGATCTCGCTGCGGTCGGGGCGCAGCACGATGATGGTCGGATAGCCCTTGATGCCGAAGCGTTCGCCCCAGGCCTGCGCGCCTTGCGAATCGCCGTCCAGGTGCACCGCGACGAAGGCGCGGGTGCGGGCGATGAAGGCCGGGTCCTTGAACAGGGTGGCCTTGAGCCGGTTGCATGGCGGGCACCAGGCAGCGCCCCAGTACAGCAGCACCGGCTTGTTCTGCTCGCGCGCTTCGGCGAAGGCGTCGTCGACGTCGCCCTCGCGCCAGGCGATGCCGGCGCCGTCCGGCATCTTGGCCGCTGCGGCGGCTTGTGGTTTGGCCGCCGTGGGCGGTTTGTCGCAGCCGGCCAGCGCCAGCGCGACGGCGAGGCTGGCGGACGTCATCAGGGAAAGGCGGAGCGTGCGGGGGCGCATGCGGCGATCACTGGGGGGAGGGGGAAGAGAGGCGCCGGCCATGCGGGCCGTCGCGCCAATTTGCACTCTACCTGGCGGCCATGGCCACAGGTGGCCGCTGCACATGCCGGTCGCGCATCTGCATATGCCGGGACGCGGTGGCGGCCGGCGGGCGGTTCCGCGCGCTGGCGCCGGGATCCCGCAGTGCCGACAAGCCTCGGTGGTCCTGATGTTTCGCTAGGCAACGTGCGGAGGAGCGATTGCGGTCGCCTTGCCGGGGCTGCGCATCGCCGCAGCGGGCGTTGGTGGCCTGACGTCGCCGTCCGCAACGTCCCGCGCGCGCGACGTCAGTCGTTCCGCGCCGCCTTCGCCGCGCGCGCGTAGCGCTGCGCGACCACCGCGCAGACGATCAGCTGGATCTGGTGGTAGATCATCACCGGCAACACGATCGCGCCGAGGCTGCCGCCGGCGAACAGCACCTTGGCCATCGGCACGCCGGTCGCCAGGCTCTTCTTCGAGCCGCAGAACACGATCGGGATCTCGTCGTGGCGGCTGAAGCCGAGCCGCCGCGCGGCGAACACGATCAGGCCCATCGCCAGCGCCAGCAGCAGCGTCGCGACCAGCGCCACGCCGAGCAGCGCCGGCAGCGGCGTCTTGCGCCACAGGCCTTCGATTACCGCGGCGCTGAACGCGGTGTACACCACCAGCAGGATCGTGCTCTGGTCGGTATAGCGCAGCACCGCGCGGCGCCGCTCCACCCAGCCGCCGATCCAGCGCTGCAGCAGATGGCCGGCGACGAACGGCACCAGCAACTGCAGCATGATCTTGCCCATCGCATCCAGCGGGTTGGCCATCGCGCTCTGCGCGCCAGCCAGCAGGCCCATCAGTAGCGGCGTCAGGAACACGCCGAGCAGGCTCGACAGCGAGGCGCTGCACACCGCCGCCGGTACGTTGCCGCCGGCCATCGAGGTGAACGCGATCGACGACTGCACCGTGGACGGCAGCGCGCACAGGAACAGCACGCCGATGTACAGCTGCGGCGTCAGCAGCCAGTGCGACAACGGCTTGAGCAGCAGCCCCAGCAGCGGGAACAGGACGAAGGTGGCGGCGAGGATGGTCAGATGCAGGCGCCAGTGCAGCGCGCCGGCGACGATCGCCTCGCGCGACAGGCGCGCGCCATGCAGGAAGAACAATGCGGCGATGGCCAGATCGGTGACCACGTCCATCACCGCCGCCGCGCGCCCGTGCACCGGCAGCAGCGAGGCCAGCAGCACGGTGCACAGCAGGGCCAGGGTGAACGGTTCGATGCGCAGGCGGGCGAGCCAGGATCTGAACATTGCGAAGCGCCGAGCGGGGGAGGCGCCATTCTAGGAAGCCCGGCGCGCGGAAGCGAATCCGTCAGCGCGGCGTAGACAACTCGCAGACAGATCGCGGTGCGGGCGGCGTTTGCCGAATGCGCGCATGGCGGGCTTGCTAGATTGCGCCGAGCCGGTGCGCCGAGGCGCGCGCCGGGCACGTGGGCGGGTCGCGCATCAGCGCCCACCTCTCCTCCAGCGACCGCCACGGACCAGGAGCACACCATGCGCTACGATCAATTTCAGGCCGTCTTCGCGCTTTCCAGCCTGGCCAACTGGGTCAGCAAGCAGACCGGCACCGTGCAGCAACTGCAGGCCGATTACCAGAAGGTGCTGCTGGCGACCCTGGCCTCGGCGCCGGCGCAGACGGCGATCGGCGCCTGGGAACTGGTCTGGGGGCCGCAGGTCTGGCAGGACAAGGACTCGCATCGCTCGGACAACGCCATGTTCGTCGCCAGGATACGCAGCCTGGGCGATCTCGGCGACGTCTATGTGGTCGCGATCGCCGCGACCAATCCGCTCTCTCCCTACGACTGGACGACGGAGGACTTCGACGTGTCCAAGGTGGTCGACTTCTCGACCTACGATCCCACCGCGAGCACGCCGCCTGCGCAGCTGATGGATCCGACCGCGAGCACCGTCGGCATCTCGATGGGCACCGCGCTGGGCGTCTGGCACCTGCTCACCATGGTGAGCCCGCCGTCCGGACGGGCGCCGGGCACCACGCTGGACGGCTTCCTGAAAACGGTGGCGGGCACAGGCGCAAGCGTGATCTTCACCGGCCACAGCCTGGGTGGCGCGCTATCGCCGACCATGGCCACCTGGTTCAAGAGCACGCACCGGCTGGACGCGTGCAAGGCCGTCTACTGTTATCCCACCGCCGGCGCCACGCCGGGCAATGCCGCGTTCGCGGCGCTGTGCACGGCGACGCTGCCGCCGACGTCCGGCAACGGCTATCGGGTCTGGAACCGCGATCTGTGGAACGCGTACGACGTGGTGCCGCATGCCTGGGAGCTGACGATGCTCGCGCAGGTCGGGACCCTGTACGACAACAAGCCGTTCGCGCTGATCGACTTTGCGGTCGAGATGGCGGTGAACAGCGCCACGTCGTCCCGCATCGCATATGCGCAGATCGCCAACCAGAAGCTCGCCGGCACGCTGAGCGGCGTCCCGACCACCTCCCTGGCGTTCATGACCCAGGCCGCCGCGCAGCATACGACCGCCTACTCGGCGCTGATCGCGTACCCGCTGACCCCGGTGGCGCCGCCCGCGCAGGAACGGCTGACGGCGGAAATTGATACGGACGCGGAACTGTATGCGCTGCTTGCGCGGCTCGAAGCGGACCGCCGCGCCGCGACGACGGCCTCGCCCTGAGCGGCGTCGAAGCGCCGGCGCCGATCCACGTTGCGGGGAGCGGCGCGCGACGAGGGCGCGCATGCCGCCGCCCGCCGCGATCGACAGCGCGGGCCGGGCCCGCGCCAACGCCGGTGTCGATGGCGGACCGCTGTGCGTCGTCCGCCTTCAGTGCAGCGACGCGCGCGCCTTCAACAATTCGCGCAATTCGTACTTGTCGGTCTCGTCCAAGCCTTGCGCGCGCTGCTTGGCCAGCAGTTCCTCCAGCCGCTGCTGCAGCGTCTGCCGCTCCAGTTGCACCACCACGTCGTGCAGCTCCTGGCGCCAGCTCGCGGTCTCGCCGGCGATCTCCTGCACCGCCAGCTTCTGCAGCGCGGCCAGTTCCTCGCGCTCGTGGAAGTGCTCCAGCAGCGCGCCGGTGGTGATTTCCGGGCGCGTGTGCACGATCTCCAGCAGTTCGATCATCAACTCGATGCCGGGCAGGCGCAGGCCGGCGAACGGGTAGGGGGGCGGCAGGTCCAGGGCCAGGCTCGGCGCCTGCAGCAGGCGCACGATCGCCTCGCGTACCAGGCTGCGCTTGTGCGTCGGCCGTGGCACCGCGCGCGGCGGCGGCTTGACCGGCTGCGCGGCGGTGGGCGCGGGCCCGCCGATGCCGGTGAGTTCGGCCAGGCGCTGACGCATCAGGTCGCCGAAGGCGCCGTCGGGGATCTGCGCCAGCATCGGTCGCGCGCGTTCGGCCAGGCGTGCTTTGCCGTCGAGCGTGCCGAGGTTGACCTCGCGCGCGAGTTCGTCGAAGAAGAACTGCGACAGCGGCGTGGCCTGGCTCAGCCGCGCATCGAACGCGGCGGCGCCTTCCTTGCGCACGATGCTGTCCGGGTCCTCGCCGTCGGGCAGGAACAGGAAGAACGCCTGGCGCCCGTCCTTCATTCGCGGCAGCACCGATTCCAGCGCCTTCCAGCCGGCGCGGCGGCCGGCGGCGTCGCCGTCGAAGCAGAAGAACACGTCCGGCGCGTTGCGGAACAGCAGTTCGGCATGGTCGGGCGTGGTCGCGGTGCCCAGCGTCGCCACCGCCTGGGTGACGCCGAACTGGAACAGCGAGACCACGTCCATGTAGCCCTCGACCACGATCAGCCGCTCGATCTTCTGGTTGGCCTGGCGC
This window contains:
- the dnaG gene encoding DNA primase, which gives rise to MARIPDAFIDDLLARTDIVEVVGTRVPLKRQGKEYAARCPFHDERSASFTVSPTKQFYHCFGCGAHGTAISFLMNYDRLEFLDAVDELAKRAGMEIPRDAQQRGAAQAAGDDHRDLYSALDAAAKFFQRQLDGSDKARAYLDGRGVDAENRARFQIGYAPDGYSALKDALGTDERRHKLLDRAGLFSKNDRGHVYDKFRDRVMFPIFDRRGRVIAFGGRVMDKDDGPKYLNSPETALFHKGRELYGLWQVRQANQKIERLIVVEGYMDVVSLFQFGVTQAVATLGTATTPDHAELLFRNAPDVFFCFDGDAAGRRAGWKALESVLPRMKDGRQAFFLFLPDGEDPDSIVRKEGAAAFDARLSQATPLSQFFFDELAREVNLGTLDGKARLAERARPMLAQIPDGAFGDLMRQRLAELTGIGGPAPTAAQPVKPPPRAVPRPTHKRSLVREAIVRLLQAPSLALDLPPPYPFAGLRLPGIELMIELLEIVHTRPEITTGALLEHFHEREELAALQKLAVQEIAGETASWRQELHDVVVQLERQTLQQRLEELLAKQRAQGLDETDKYELRELLKARASLH